Proteins from a single region of Macrotis lagotis isolate mMagLag1 chromosome 2, bilby.v1.9.chrom.fasta, whole genome shotgun sequence:
- the LOC141511507 gene encoding olfactory receptor 2T11-like: protein MTSENQTSSSDFILLDLIVDDKVTGVVFAIIFSIFVVALTANMVMILLIQVDSRLHTPMYFLLSQLSIMDTLFICTTVPKLLVDMVSEKKTISFVGCGIQIFLYLTMIGSEFFLLGLMAYDRYVAVCNPLRYPVLMNRRMCLLLTAGSWFGGSLDGFLLTPITMNVPYCGSRAINHFFCEIPAVLKLACADTSLYETLMYICCVLMLLIPISIISTSYFLILLTVHRMHSADGRKKAFTTCSSHLTVVSIFYGAAFYTYVLPLSYHTPETDKVVSAFYTIVTPMLNPLIYSLRNKEVRGALKKVISKCSPTQKILASDA from the coding sequence ATGACATCAGAGAATCAAACTTCATCCTCAGACTTCATCTTGTTGGACCTCATTGTGGATGATAAGGTCACAGGAGTGGTCTTTGCTATAATCTTTTCCATATTTGTGGTGGCTCTAACTGCCAATATGGTTATGATACTTCTAATTCAAGTGGACTCCAGGCTCCATACCCCCATGTACTTCCTGCTCAGCCAGCTCTCTATAATGGACACCCTCTTCATTTGTACCACTGTGCCAAAGCTCCTAGTAGATATGGTAtctgagaaaaaaacaatttcctTTGTGGGTTgtggaattcagatttttctttacCTGACCATGATTGGTTCTGAGTTTTTCCTCTTGGGGCTCATGGCCTATGACCGTTATGTGGCTGTCTGTAATCCCTTGAGATACCCAGTTCTCATGAACCGCAGGATGTGTCTTCTGTTGACTGCAGGTTCCTGGTTTGGTGGCTCCTTGGATGGTTTCCTCCTCACACCTATCACAATGAATGTCCCCTACTGTGGTTCTCGAGCCATCAATCATTTCTTCTGTGAGATCCCTGCTGTCCTCAAGCTAGCCTGTGCAGATACATCCCTCTATGAAACCCTCATGTACATATGTTGCGTGTTAATGTTGCTCATTCCTATCTCTATAATCTCTACctcctattttctcattttgctcACAGTCCATCGTATGCATTCAGCAGATGGCCGGAAGAAAGCCTTTACCACCTGTTCTTCCCACCTGACTGTGGTTAGTATCTTCTATGGAGCTGCATTCTATACATATGTGCTGCCTCTCTCCTACCATACCCCTGAGACAGACAAAGTGGTGTCAGCCTTTTATACCATTGTTACACCCATGCTTAACCCTTTGATCTATAGTCTTAGGAACAAGGAAGTTAGGGGAGCATTGAAGAAAGTCATTTCAAAATGTTCCCCCACACAGAAAATTCTAGCAAGTGATGCTTAA